A genomic segment from Streptosporangium roseum DSM 43021 encodes:
- a CDS encoding MFS transporter, giving the protein MTVPSPRKWGTLVIACLAMLLLAIDLTVLHQAAPKLVEEMRPSAPQFLWIVDVYGFALAGLLVTMGNVGDRIGRRRLLLIGMTAFGAVSALTAYAPTPEWLIVARALLGVAGATIMPSTLSMIRNAFTDPGERTTAVGIWSSVSALGFALGPVVGGALLNSFWWGSVFLVNVPVAVLIVVVGSVVLPESRNPRPGRLDLVSVPLSVVGVIAVIYALKTAAHDGVAGAGVWVAAVAGLVSLVLFTRRQTRLAEPLIDVRLFGHRAFSGAVGANVVCIFSMLAASLAFAQYFQLVLGWSPLVSGLAGLPGGLGAAVGGALASPLVTALGRARVVAFGLGLSAAGFVMYGQVDMDTGYAYMMTAMIITSMGTGFTFAVTNDTILASVPRERAGAASAIAETAQEMGGALGIAVLGSVLNGAYRNNLRLPAEVPADAADQIRESLGGALETAAALPARLAGTVTETARQTFVDSMQMTVMTGAVLLALLAVAALPTLRGVPKVIAEVDLDDQGRAQDGPVAAR; this is encoded by the coding sequence ATGACTGTTCCCTCACCCCGCAAGTGGGGCACGCTGGTGATCGCCTGCCTCGCCATGCTGCTGCTCGCCATCGACCTGACGGTGCTGCACCAGGCCGCACCCAAACTGGTCGAGGAGATGCGTCCCTCGGCCCCCCAGTTCCTGTGGATCGTCGACGTGTACGGCTTCGCGCTGGCCGGGCTCCTGGTCACCATGGGCAACGTCGGCGACCGGATCGGGCGGAGACGGCTGCTGCTCATCGGCATGACGGCCTTCGGGGCCGTCTCCGCCCTGACGGCCTACGCGCCGACGCCGGAGTGGCTCATCGTGGCACGGGCGCTGCTCGGCGTCGCCGGCGCCACCATCATGCCGTCGACCCTGTCGATGATCAGAAACGCCTTCACCGACCCCGGGGAGCGGACCACCGCGGTCGGCATCTGGAGCAGCGTCTCCGCGCTGGGCTTCGCCCTCGGTCCCGTGGTCGGCGGGGCGCTTCTCAACTCCTTCTGGTGGGGCTCCGTCTTCCTCGTCAACGTGCCGGTCGCCGTGCTGATCGTCGTCGTCGGATCCGTCGTGCTGCCCGAGTCGCGCAACCCCCGGCCGGGGCGGCTCGACCTGGTGAGCGTGCCGCTCTCCGTCGTCGGCGTCATCGCCGTCATCTACGCCCTCAAGACGGCGGCCCACGACGGCGTCGCCGGGGCCGGCGTCTGGGTGGCGGCCGTCGCCGGCCTCGTCTCGCTCGTCCTGTTCACCCGGCGGCAGACCCGGCTGGCGGAGCCCCTCATCGACGTCCGGCTCTTCGGCCACCGGGCCTTCTCCGGGGCGGTCGGGGCCAACGTCGTGTGCATCTTCTCGATGCTCGCCGCGTCGCTCGCCTTCGCCCAGTACTTCCAGCTCGTCCTGGGCTGGTCGCCTCTCGTGTCGGGACTCGCCGGCCTGCCCGGCGGGCTGGGCGCGGCGGTGGGCGGGGCACTGGCGTCCCCGCTGGTCACCGCCCTCGGCCGGGCACGGGTCGTCGCCTTCGGGCTGGGGCTGAGCGCCGCCGGATTCGTCATGTACGGCCAGGTGGACATGGACACGGGCTACGCGTACATGATGACCGCGATGATCATCACCTCCATGGGGACCGGATTCACCTTCGCCGTCACCAACGACACCATCCTCGCCTCGGTCCCGAGGGAGCGCGCGGGCGCGGCGTCCGCGATCGCGGAGACCGCCCAGGAGATGGGCGGAGCGCTGGGCATCGCCGTACTCGGGAGCGTGCTGAACGGCGCCTACCGCAACAACCTGCGGCTCCCGGCCGAGGTGCCCGCCGATGCGGCGGACCAGATCAGGGAGTCGCTCGGCGGAGCACTGGAGACCGCCGCCGCCCTGCCCGCGCGGCTGGCGGGGACGGTCACCGAGACCGCCCGGCAGACGTTCGTCGACAGCATGCAGATGACCGTGATGACCGGCGCGGTCCTGCTGGCCCTCCTCGCGGTGGCCGCGCTGCCCACCCTGCGCGGCGTCCCCAAGGTGATCGCCGAGGTGGACCTGGACGACCAGGGCAGAGCCCAGGACGGGCCCGTCGCGGCCCGATAG